Proteins encoded together in one Mastomys coucha isolate ucsf_1 unplaced genomic scaffold, UCSF_Mcou_1 pScaffold16, whole genome shotgun sequence window:
- the LOC116094033 gene encoding arylacetamide deacetylase-like 2 isoform X2, with translation MGYKSLCFGFSCILFAYFLYSPIPENIEEPWKVRYLDATVKVVSYMATLFENIGLMKYEKLFSTSSVFYITQAVSDENVTVIDTYFSNIPVRLYVPKRKPERKRPAVIYIHGEIKAYDNMNRLTSNKLGAVVLGINYRLAPKYPFPAALDDCVSVTKFFLQDKVLAKYRVDPTRICIMGDSSGGTLAATVTQLLRNDPEFRNRIKAQALIYPGLQMIDTFLPSHREYAHGPILIREVMLKLLSLYVANDSSLIQASLRNEHMPEESRHLFKFVNWSDFLPEKYKKNHVYTAPVLGKLNASYPALVDSRLFPLLVNDSQLQNLPLTYIVTCEHDLLRDDGLIYITRLRNVGVQVIHDHIEEGVHGAISFTTGSVVLQLGFKIRSRYIRWLEENL, from the exons ATGGGCTACAAGAGTCTGTGCTTTGGAttctcttgtattttatttgcttattttctttattcacccATTCCAGAGAATATTGAAGAGCCCTGGAAAGTGAGATATTTGGATGCAACAGTAAAAGTGGTTTCATATatg GCCACATTATTTGAAAACATAGGTCTcatgaaatatgaaaaattattttcaacttcATCAGTATTTTACATTACACAAGCAGTTTCAGATGAAAACGTTACAGTGATTGACACATACTTCAGTAACATCCCTGTTCGTCTGTACGTGCCAAAGAGGAAGCCTGAAAGAAAGAGACCAGCTGTGATTTACATTCATGGTG aaataaaagctTATGACAACATGAACAGGCTCACGTCGAACAAGCTTGGTGCTGTTGTTTTAGGAATCaa CTACAGACTTGCTCCTAAGTATCCATTCCCAGCTGCCCTCGATGATTGTGTTTCTGTGACCAAGTTCTTTCTCCAGGATAAAGTTCTTGCCAAATACAGAGTGGATCCCACACGCATCTGCATTATGGGAGACAGTTCTGGGGGTACCTTGGCAGCAACAGTGACTCAACTG CTACGGAATGATCCAGAATTCAGAAATAGAATTAAGGCACAAGCCTTGATATACCCTGGCCTACAGATGATTGACACCTTTCTGCCATCTCACCGAGAGTATGCACATGGTCCAATCCTGATCAGGGAGGTGATGCTCAAGTTGCTGTCGCTATATGTGGCTAACGACTCATCACTGATCCAGGCCTCACTTAGAAATGAGCACATGCCCGAAGAATCAAGGCACCTGTTCAAGTTTGTTAACTGGAGTGACTTTCTTCCTGAGAAGTATAAAAAGAACCATGTTTACACTGCACCAGTTCTTGGAAAATTGAATGCTTCCTATCCAGCACTTGTGGACAGCAGACTGTTTCCTTTGCTAGTCAATGACTCCCAGTTACAGAATTTGCCATTAACATACATTGTCACTTGTGAACATGACCTATTGAGAGATGATGGTCTCATTTACATCACTCGGCTTAGAAATGTTGGAGTTCAAGTTATTCATGACCACATAGAGGAAGGAGTACATGGAGCCATATCATTCACTACGGGATCAGTGGTTTTACAACTAGGATTCAAAATAAGAAGTAGGTATATTCGTTGGTTAGAGGAAAACCTATAA
- the LOC116094033 gene encoding arylacetamide deacetylase-like 2 isoform X1, which translates to MGYKSLCFGFSCILFAYFLYSPIPENIEEPWKVRYLDATVKVVSYMATLFENIGLMKYEKLFSTSSVFYITQAVSDENVTVIDTYFSNIPVRLYVPKRKPERKRPAVIYIHGGMFLFGSCKIKAYDNMNRLTSNKLGAVVLGINYRLAPKYPFPAALDDCVSVTKFFLQDKVLAKYRVDPTRICIMGDSSGGTLAATVTQLLRNDPEFRNRIKAQALIYPGLQMIDTFLPSHREYAHGPILIREVMLKLLSLYVANDSSLIQASLRNEHMPEESRHLFKFVNWSDFLPEKYKKNHVYTAPVLGKLNASYPALVDSRLFPLLVNDSQLQNLPLTYIVTCEHDLLRDDGLIYITRLRNVGVQVIHDHIEEGVHGAISFTTGSVVLQLGFKIRSRYIRWLEENL; encoded by the exons ATGGGCTACAAGAGTCTGTGCTTTGGAttctcttgtattttatttgcttattttctttattcacccATTCCAGAGAATATTGAAGAGCCCTGGAAAGTGAGATATTTGGATGCAACAGTAAAAGTGGTTTCATATatg GCCACATTATTTGAAAACATAGGTCTcatgaaatatgaaaaattattttcaacttcATCAGTATTTTACATTACACAAGCAGTTTCAGATGAAAACGTTACAGTGATTGACACATACTTCAGTAACATCCCTGTTCGTCTGTACGTGCCAAAGAGGAAGCCTGAAAGAAAGAGACCAGCTGTGATTTACATTCATGGTGGTATGTTTCTCTTCGGAAGTTGCA aaataaaagctTATGACAACATGAACAGGCTCACGTCGAACAAGCTTGGTGCTGTTGTTTTAGGAATCaa CTACAGACTTGCTCCTAAGTATCCATTCCCAGCTGCCCTCGATGATTGTGTTTCTGTGACCAAGTTCTTTCTCCAGGATAAAGTTCTTGCCAAATACAGAGTGGATCCCACACGCATCTGCATTATGGGAGACAGTTCTGGGGGTACCTTGGCAGCAACAGTGACTCAACTG CTACGGAATGATCCAGAATTCAGAAATAGAATTAAGGCACAAGCCTTGATATACCCTGGCCTACAGATGATTGACACCTTTCTGCCATCTCACCGAGAGTATGCACATGGTCCAATCCTGATCAGGGAGGTGATGCTCAAGTTGCTGTCGCTATATGTGGCTAACGACTCATCACTGATCCAGGCCTCACTTAGAAATGAGCACATGCCCGAAGAATCAAGGCACCTGTTCAAGTTTGTTAACTGGAGTGACTTTCTTCCTGAGAAGTATAAAAAGAACCATGTTTACACTGCACCAGTTCTTGGAAAATTGAATGCTTCCTATCCAGCACTTGTGGACAGCAGACTGTTTCCTTTGCTAGTCAATGACTCCCAGTTACAGAATTTGCCATTAACATACATTGTCACTTGTGAACATGACCTATTGAGAGATGATGGTCTCATTTACATCACTCGGCTTAGAAATGTTGGAGTTCAAGTTATTCATGACCACATAGAGGAAGGAGTACATGGAGCCATATCATTCACTACGGGATCAGTGGTTTTACAACTAGGATTCAAAATAAGAAGTAGGTATATTCGTTGGTTAGAGGAAAACCTATAA